From the genome of Brevibacterium sp. JSBI002, one region includes:
- a CDS encoding alpha,alpha-trehalose-phosphate synthase (UDP-forming), which yields MMGTDRHAFVVVANRLPVDRIDGAWEASPGGLVSAVAPVVREQAGAWVGWANTHDDSLEPFDFDGMSLVPVSLSQDEHQQYYEGFCNATLWPLHHDLIVAPQYHRSWWRAYREVNARFAQAAVEAAETGATVWVHDYHLQLVPAMIRAQRPDIRIGYFCHIPFPPVEQMAQLPWRDEILRGLLGADVIGLQREADAAKARQAMQKLLGMDPEELRGRVGSYPISIDVEEIRAATDSPAVQEMARCFRRDLGDPATLMIGVDRLDYSKGILHRLWAFEELIDDGLLDAQGTCLAQIAVPSREGVRAYQDLRDEVEHTVGRINGRFSTLGGDVIRYSHHSHSTEEAVALYLAADILLVTSLRDGMNLVAKEFATARRGRGGALVLSEFAGAAEELDQAIIVNPYDRAGLKAAIHHAATLSEDEARRRMDAMADTVAAFDVRRWAQAFLQDLRDPASAAALSPSDW from the coding sequence ATGATGGGAACTGACCGCCATGCTTTCGTCGTGGTGGCCAATCGCCTCCCCGTCGACCGCATCGACGGGGCGTGGGAAGCCTCGCCCGGCGGGCTGGTCTCAGCCGTGGCTCCCGTGGTGCGCGAGCAAGCCGGAGCCTGGGTCGGCTGGGCGAACACACATGACGACAGCCTCGAGCCCTTCGACTTCGACGGGATGAGCCTCGTCCCCGTCTCGCTCAGCCAAGACGAACATCAGCAGTACTATGAGGGATTCTGCAACGCTACTCTATGGCCGCTGCACCACGACCTCATCGTCGCGCCGCAGTACCACCGCTCATGGTGGCGGGCCTATCGGGAAGTCAACGCCCGATTCGCACAGGCCGCGGTCGAGGCCGCCGAGACTGGGGCGACAGTCTGGGTACACGATTACCACCTCCAGCTCGTACCGGCGATGATCCGCGCTCAACGACCGGACATCCGGATCGGATACTTCTGCCATATTCCGTTCCCTCCCGTCGAGCAGATGGCCCAGCTGCCCTGGCGTGACGAGATCCTCCGCGGCCTGCTCGGGGCCGATGTCATCGGTCTCCAGCGAGAGGCCGATGCCGCTAAGGCCCGCCAGGCTATGCAGAAGCTGCTGGGCATGGATCCCGAGGAACTTCGCGGCCGAGTCGGCTCGTACCCGATCTCAATCGACGTCGAGGAGATCCGGGCCGCGACCGACTCCCCGGCGGTACAGGAGATGGCCCGATGCTTTCGCCGTGACCTGGGCGATCCCGCCACTCTCATGATCGGGGTGGATCGCCTCGACTATTCGAAGGGAATCCTGCACCGGCTGTGGGCTTTCGAGGAGCTGATCGACGACGGACTGCTCGATGCGCAGGGAACCTGTCTCGCGCAGATCGCGGTCCCCTCTCGCGAAGGCGTGCGCGCCTACCAGGACCTGCGCGACGAGGTCGAACATACGGTCGGGCGCATCAATGGGAGGTTCTCCACTCTCGGCGGCGATGTCATCCGCTACTCCCACCACTCACATTCGACAGAGGAAGCCGTCGCCCTGTACCTGGCCGCCGACATCCTGCTCGTCACCTCCCTGCGGGACGGGATGAACCTCGTGGCCAAGGAATTCGCCACTGCCCGCCGAGGCAGGGGCGGTGCACTCGTCCTCTCCGAATTCGCAGGAGCCGCCGAAGAACTCGACCAAGCCATCATCGTCAATCCCTATGATCGGGCCGGCCTGAAGGCGGCCATCCATCACGCGGCCACGCTCAGCGAAGACGAGGCCCGGAGGCGCATGGATGCGATGGCCGACACTGTCGCCGCCTTCGACGTCCGCCGCTGGGCGCAAGCTTTCCTCCAGGACCTCCGAGACCCAGCATCTGCGGCGGCTCTGTCGCCCAGCGACTGGTGA
- a CDS encoding CsbD family protein, producing MDSHDKTDKVSDKAEELKGKAKTAAGKVTDDKGLEAEGRTDAAKGKIKQVGDDTKDSLKGVKDSLKDSPED from the coding sequence ATGGATTCTCATGACAAGACCGACAAGGTCTCTGACAAGGCTGAAGAGCTCAAGGGCAAAGCGAAGACCGCTGCAGGCAAGGTCACCGACGACAAAGGCCTCGAAGCCGAAGGCAGGACGGACGCGGCCAAGGGCAAGATCAAGCAGGTCGGCGACGACACCAAGGACTCGCTGAAGGGCGTCAAGGACTCGCTCAAGGACTCACCGGAGGACTGA
- a CDS encoding TetR/AcrR family transcriptional regulator C-terminal domain-containing protein, with product MVQQRLDRAQVVESAIAFVDACGLSELTMRRLGTALDVEAMALYRHVSGRGDLLEAMVDELIDGLFDDELMTEDAHSWEEYLQRVANATRKLAIGHPRIFPLIATQPPAAPWLRPPLRSVRWVEEFLSSLQRFGFSDRDAVAAYKSFTSFLVGALLLHAASLTPEAIGDEDGEASAETDLGQYPTVQRLQDLLREDHTQREFDDALDDLIERIRTSRDK from the coding sequence GTGGTGCAGCAGCGACTTGATCGTGCACAGGTCGTCGAGTCGGCGATCGCCTTCGTCGACGCCTGCGGTCTCAGCGAGCTCACGATGCGTCGCCTCGGAACGGCCTTGGACGTAGAGGCGATGGCACTGTATCGGCATGTTTCGGGGCGGGGGGATCTTCTCGAAGCCATGGTCGACGAGCTCATCGACGGTCTCTTCGACGACGAACTCATGACCGAGGACGCTCACTCTTGGGAAGAGTACCTGCAGCGAGTGGCCAATGCCACGCGCAAGCTCGCCATCGGCCACCCGCGGATCTTCCCGCTCATCGCCACTCAACCGCCCGCGGCTCCCTGGCTTCGACCGCCGCTGCGCAGCGTGCGCTGGGTCGAGGAATTCCTGTCGTCGCTGCAGCGCTTCGGCTTCTCTGACAGGGACGCCGTGGCTGCGTACAAGTCATTCACGAGCTTCCTCGTCGGAGCGCTCCTCCTCCATGCCGCCTCTCTGACCCCGGAAGCCATCGGGGACGAAGACGGTGAAGCGTCAGCGGAGACGGATCTGGGGCAGTACCCGACGGTCCAGCGTCTCCAGGATCTTCTGAGGGAAGACCATACGCAGCGCGAATTCGACGATGCGCTCGATGACCTCATCGAGCGCATCCGCACGAGCAGAGACAAGTAG
- a CDS encoding sensor histidine kinase, producing MASLPAPPWRGRERFRARRGGTLARRLFLVQLVLIVIVCTALSVTSYVTTLKNIRHAAGERVLSIAETLAHDPFVTEAVTGDDPSARLHPFALTVIDFAEVDFVTIMDRDGTRYTHPDTDQLGKTYLGSTAKARAGQTQTEEYVGTLGPSVRAIVPITDADGEVTAMVAVGVTLETLSVAQAASLPQIILVGLAALALGGLGSWLLARYLRRVTLGYGPEELRRLFAFYDSALHSLREGLILADDSGRLVLYNDEAASLLGLPKVEESTPISLAEVALPESVRDLLTTGRVAVDEIHFTEDRVLVISQKQARQPRGGRDEGGTVATLRDRTDIQELTGELATMTTLSEALRAQTHEHANRLHTVSTLIELGRVQEALDFAVKDEQESQRLTDSFVASLDEPFITALMIGKAAEANERGIELTVTATGELPPERLDARDLVTVAGNLLDNAFDAVADSDEKHVWADFVTADGELIITIADSGAGVAGEDIDALFHLGASAKPETGGVGRHGFGLVLVRQAVSRLGGHIDVDSDRGAIFTVTLPLGDIDTAGDYDSSENHTTDGEDSSQGGAEGDSRER from the coding sequence ATGGCGTCTCTCCCGGCCCCTCCATGGCGGGGCCGGGAGCGATTCCGGGCTCGCCGAGGCGGAACCCTGGCGAGGCGCCTCTTCCTCGTCCAGCTCGTCCTCATCGTCATCGTCTGCACCGCTCTGTCTGTGACGAGCTACGTGACGACGCTGAAGAACATCCGGCACGCTGCCGGCGAACGGGTGCTGTCCATCGCGGAGACGCTGGCCCATGACCCCTTCGTCACCGAGGCTGTGACCGGGGACGATCCCTCCGCTCGGTTGCATCCATTTGCACTGACCGTCATCGATTTCGCCGAGGTGGATTTCGTGACGATCATGGACCGCGACGGTACCCGCTACACCCACCCGGACACAGATCAGCTGGGCAAGACCTACCTCGGCAGCACTGCAAAAGCCCGGGCAGGGCAGACCCAGACCGAAGAGTACGTGGGCACGCTCGGGCCTTCGGTGCGCGCGATCGTGCCGATCACGGACGCCGATGGCGAGGTCACTGCCATGGTCGCCGTCGGCGTGACTCTCGAGACCCTGTCGGTCGCGCAGGCGGCCTCCCTGCCGCAGATCATCCTCGTCGGCCTGGCCGCGCTCGCCCTCGGCGGACTCGGCTCCTGGCTGCTCGCCCGCTACCTGCGCCGAGTCACCCTCGGCTATGGTCCCGAGGAGCTGCGTCGGCTGTTCGCGTTCTACGATTCGGCTCTGCATTCCCTGCGCGAAGGTCTCATCCTCGCCGACGATTCCGGTCGGCTCGTCCTCTACAACGATGAGGCTGCGTCCCTGCTCGGTCTGCCCAAGGTGGAGGAATCGACGCCGATCTCCCTCGCCGAGGTGGCTCTGCCCGAATCCGTCCGTGACCTTCTGACAACCGGTCGGGTCGCTGTCGACGAGATCCACTTCACCGAGGACCGTGTCCTCGTCATCAGCCAGAAGCAGGCCCGGCAGCCGCGCGGCGGGCGCGATGAAGGCGGAACGGTCGCGACCCTGCGCGATCGCACGGACATCCAGGAGCTCACCGGTGAGCTGGCAACGATGACTACTCTGTCCGAGGCCCTGCGTGCGCAGACTCATGAACATGCCAACCGTTTGCACACGGTCTCCACTCTCATCGAGCTCGGCCGGGTGCAGGAGGCGCTGGACTTCGCGGTCAAGGACGAGCAGGAATCGCAGCGGCTGACAGATTCCTTCGTCGCCTCCCTCGACGAGCCATTCATCACCGCGCTCATGATCGGCAAGGCCGCGGAGGCCAATGAGCGCGGCATCGAACTGACCGTCACCGCCACCGGCGAACTCCCTCCCGAACGACTCGACGCTCGCGACCTCGTCACCGTTGCCGGCAATCTTCTCGACAATGCTTTCGACGCGGTCGCGGACTCGGATGAGAAGCACGTGTGGGCGGACTTCGTCACCGCTGACGGGGAGCTCATCATCACCATCGCCGATTCCGGTGCCGGAGTTGCGGGGGAAGACATCGATGCGCTCTTCCATCTCGGCGCCTCGGCGAAACCCGAGACCGGGGGAGTGGGACGGCACGGTTTCGGGCTCGTTTTGGTTCGGCAGGCGGTGAGCCGCCTCGGCGGGCATATCGATGTCGATTCCGATCGCGGTGCGATCTTCACGGTGACGCTTCCTCTGGGGGACATCGACACGGCCGGCGACTACGATTCTTCGGAGAATCACACCACTGATGGTGAGGATTCGAGTCAGGGTGGGGCGGAAGGAGACTCACGTGAGCGATGA
- a CDS encoding response regulator, whose translation MVRIRVRVGRKETHVSDDAALRVLIVEDDPMTAQAHADFVARVPGFEVVGTCLGGHEAIERFDELAAAGTPVDIVLLDMNLTDSHGLEVAGRLNSRGQDVDIIAITAVRHLQVIRSAISSGITQYLIKPFTFAAFREKLENQREFRRGLTGSGSLATQASVDNALSALRSVSSTTLPKGLIAETLEAVSAFVRDSAVPVSATEVGRRLDLSRVTVRRYLEHLVSTKQAIKQPRHGTPGRPEYEYRWV comes from the coding sequence ATGGTGAGGATTCGAGTCAGGGTGGGGCGGAAGGAGACTCACGTGAGCGATGATGCCGCGCTGCGGGTGCTCATCGTCGAAGACGATCCGATGACGGCGCAGGCGCATGCGGATTTCGTAGCCCGGGTGCCCGGGTTCGAGGTCGTCGGAACGTGCCTGGGTGGGCATGAGGCGATCGAGCGCTTCGACGAACTCGCTGCGGCCGGCACCCCGGTCGACATCGTCCTCCTCGATATGAACCTCACGGATTCTCACGGTCTCGAAGTTGCCGGGCGCCTGAACTCGCGCGGTCAGGATGTTGACATCATCGCGATCACCGCGGTGCGGCACCTGCAGGTGATCCGATCGGCGATCTCGTCGGGTATCACGCAGTACCTCATCAAACCATTCACCTTCGCGGCCTTCCGGGAGAAGTTGGAGAACCAGCGCGAGTTCCGGCGCGGGCTCACCGGCTCGGGGTCATTGGCGACTCAGGCCTCGGTGGACAATGCGCTGTCCGCCTTGCGGTCGGTCTCGTCGACGACCCTGCCGAAGGGGCTGATCGCCGAGACCTTGGAAGCCGTGTCCGCATTCGTTCGCGATTCTGCCGTCCCGGTCTCCGCCACCGAGGTGGGGCGTCGGCTTGATCTGTCCCGGGTCACCGTCCGTCGGTACCTGGAGCACCTCGTCTCGACGAAGCAGGCGATCAAGCAGCCTCGACATGGGACTCCGGGAAGGCCCGAGTACGAGTATCGGTGGGTGTGA
- a CDS encoding helix-turn-helix transcriptional regulator encodes MTDDHTNRAVNPHETATPPPSTFDAQWGPRAYSETEFAAAIEHSDVLSESELTQFFTCAGGRTRIADILLRARLNAGVPVADTDPDRIDAQLPPALTPGVDGVSRESAALFLLTLFSWTSRITSAAVDLVHAAYVAADVTDTANATAEDLTSFLIDEGLLTISTGPDEVFAVPALIRMLVRRTTAIDPRLAGKNPREALGAAAADTFGRMRADERSGLVEVVDVAVETRNWHVLERAWARRSVNVFFDASTAVEAYLSVPEDVIATNPILTLARSAARRIDSTRLRLRTDDGPTLLAATDFDSIIVPELHGLLRAEPALPLSADEVAVLTTLEARTHRLNRENRLALDILKAGRDRLRHLGEGHPGPTLMLQSELNLEHGRNLIVAGRFPEAMSMLQRTVQFAEIYTPNSPHPLLSGLVEAALAGMGHGHGSEIDRSLDRARGAASRFGMELPDERTALSIELMRSLDRLDLAAAEQIVSALDTARPTEHLGPLPDVVRSLHYVFQGRASIAAKLLTESTQVGFLPMADAQSTRFSGILNIASSVLAAAGETKALQNLGDRMNPQNPGYSIVKARQALVFGQHDELWSATGQALSGDQGPRLKSSAMALRADILHHEGRADEALETFVHVLDYCSITSSVLAITQLTREARHALVHESAEHPMWEAVARSFGPGGVRAAELRRRLLELPETSPVAPDFQTDLTPAEQSLLFAIDSSKSIAQIAREFGVVSGTLKNRLSALYRKLGVRSRAEAVAHVHRQR; translated from the coding sequence GTGACAGACGACCATACGAACCGAGCCGTAAACCCACACGAGACGGCGACCCCACCGCCCTCGACATTCGACGCACAATGGGGGCCACGAGCCTACTCGGAGACTGAATTCGCCGCAGCGATCGAACACAGCGATGTCCTCTCCGAGTCCGAACTCACCCAGTTCTTCACCTGCGCCGGTGGTCGCACCCGCATCGCCGACATCCTCCTGCGGGCACGCCTGAACGCAGGTGTGCCGGTTGCCGACACCGACCCCGACCGTATCGATGCACAGCTCCCGCCCGCACTCACACCCGGCGTCGACGGTGTCTCCCGGGAATCCGCGGCACTCTTCCTGCTGACTCTCTTCTCGTGGACTTCCCGAATCACCTCGGCGGCGGTCGATCTCGTCCACGCCGCATACGTCGCCGCCGACGTGACCGATACGGCCAACGCGACTGCCGAGGACCTCACTTCCTTCCTCATCGATGAGGGCCTGTTGACGATCTCGACCGGCCCCGACGAGGTCTTCGCTGTCCCCGCCCTCATCCGGATGCTCGTCCGCCGCACCACCGCGATCGACCCGAGACTCGCCGGCAAGAACCCGCGCGAAGCGCTCGGTGCGGCCGCCGCCGACACCTTCGGTCGGATGCGTGCGGATGAGCGATCCGGGCTTGTTGAAGTCGTCGACGTCGCCGTCGAGACCCGGAACTGGCATGTCCTCGAACGAGCCTGGGCTCGCCGCTCGGTCAACGTCTTTTTCGACGCTTCCACCGCCGTCGAGGCCTATCTCAGCGTCCCCGAGGATGTCATCGCGACGAACCCGATCCTCACCCTGGCCCGCAGTGCGGCCCGCCGGATCGACTCGACCCGGTTGCGGCTTCGCACAGACGATGGACCGACGCTGCTGGCCGCCACCGACTTCGACAGCATCATCGTGCCCGAACTCCACGGTCTGCTCCGGGCAGAGCCTGCATTGCCGCTCTCAGCCGACGAGGTGGCTGTGCTCACCACGCTGGAAGCGCGGACGCACCGGTTGAACCGGGAGAACCGACTTGCGCTGGACATCCTCAAAGCGGGACGTGATCGACTGCGCCACCTCGGCGAAGGTCACCCCGGGCCTACGCTCATGCTGCAGTCCGAACTCAATCTCGAACACGGGCGCAACCTCATTGTGGCCGGTCGCTTTCCCGAGGCGATGTCGATGCTGCAGCGGACCGTCCAGTTCGCCGAGATCTACACCCCGAACTCTCCCCACCCGCTGCTGTCCGGACTGGTTGAGGCCGCCTTGGCCGGGATGGGCCATGGGCACGGATCGGAGATAGACCGCAGCCTGGACCGGGCGCGAGGGGCCGCGTCCCGGTTTGGGATGGAGCTGCCGGACGAGCGGACAGCGTTGAGCATTGAGCTGATGCGCAGCCTCGACCGGCTCGACCTCGCTGCCGCCGAGCAGATCGTCTCCGCGCTCGACACCGCACGGCCGACCGAACACCTCGGGCCTCTTCCCGACGTCGTGCGCAGCCTGCACTATGTCTTCCAGGGCCGCGCGTCGATAGCGGCGAAGCTGCTGACGGAGAGCACACAAGTAGGTTTCCTGCCGATGGCCGACGCACAGAGTACGCGGTTCTCGGGCATCCTGAACATCGCCAGCTCCGTGTTGGCTGCCGCGGGGGAGACGAAGGCGCTGCAGAATCTGGGTGACCGCATGAACCCGCAGAACCCTGGATATTCCATCGTCAAGGCACGGCAGGCTCTGGTGTTCGGCCAGCACGATGAACTGTGGAGCGCGACTGGGCAGGCGCTGTCCGGTGACCAGGGGCCCAGGCTGAAGAGTTCGGCCATGGCGCTGCGCGCTGACATCCTCCACCATGAGGGCCGTGCAGACGAAGCGCTCGAGACGTTCGTCCATGTGCTCGACTACTGTTCGATCACGTCGTCCGTGCTGGCGATCACACAGCTTACCCGAGAGGCGAGGCATGCGCTCGTGCACGAGTCGGCTGAGCATCCGATGTGGGAGGCGGTGGCCAGGTCATTCGGCCCGGGCGGGGTGAGGGCGGCCGAGCTGCGCAGGCGACTGCTCGAGCTGCCGGAGACCTCGCCTGTGGCCCCGGACTTCCAGACCGATCTCACCCCGGCCGAGCAGTCGCTGCTGTTCGCGATCGACTCGTCGAAGTCGATCGCGCAGATCGCCCGCGAGTTCGGAGTGGTGTCCGGGACGCTGAAGAATCGGCTGTCCGCGCTCTATCGCAAGCTCGGCGTGCGCAGTCGCGCCGAAGCCGTGGCGCACGTCCACCGGCAGCGGTAG
- a CDS encoding ArsR/SmtB family transcription factor → MTTQPAFSPTEADVCCPSLTVSPLSLDDAQDFARILKAVADPTRLRLVSLIAAHEQQEACVCDLTEPVGLGQPTVSHHLKILVDAGVLHREKRGVWSYYSLDATTLNRLSEFLSPG, encoded by the coding sequence ATGACCACACAGCCCGCGTTCTCTCCGACCGAGGCGGACGTCTGCTGCCCGTCGCTGACCGTCTCGCCGTTGAGTCTCGACGACGCCCAGGACTTCGCGCGCATCCTCAAAGCAGTGGCCGACCCGACCCGGTTGCGTCTGGTCTCCCTCATCGCCGCGCACGAGCAGCAGGAAGCGTGCGTCTGCGACCTCACCGAACCCGTCGGTCTCGGCCAGCCGACCGTCTCCCACCATCTGAAGATCCTCGTCGATGCCGGGGTCCTGCACCGTGAGAAGCGCGGCGTCTGGTCGTACTATTCGCTCGATGCCACCACGTTGAACCGCCTGTCGGAATTCCTCTCCCCCGGCTGA
- the arsB gene encoding ACR3 family arsenite efflux transporter has translation MHSTETANAESPVAAKMSTLDRFLPLWIIGAMALGLVLGRLVPGLAEALDSVKVADVSLPIAIGLLVMMFPVLAKVRYNETGHVLADKKLMVTSLVINWLAAPAFMFALAWLFLPDLPEYRTGLIIVGLARCIAMVLIWNDLACGDREAAVVLVAINSVFQVLAFGLLGWFYLQWLPNLLGLPTTSSEFSFWAITASVFVFLGIPLLAGFLTRTVGEKAKGRQWYEDRFLPKVGPWALYGLLFTIVVLFAFQGDEITSHPGNVARIALPLLVYFVVVFAVGMVIGKALNLGYEKTTTLAFTAAGNNFELAIAVAIGTYGVASGQALAGVVGPLIEVPILVALVYVALWARPRFFPSPSVQGANRA, from the coding sequence ATGCATTCCACGGAGACTGCCAACGCTGAATCACCGGTGGCGGCGAAGATGTCGACGCTGGACCGATTCCTGCCGCTGTGGATCATCGGTGCCATGGCCCTGGGCCTGGTGTTGGGCAGGCTCGTGCCCGGTCTCGCCGAGGCTCTGGACTCGGTCAAGGTCGCCGACGTCTCCCTGCCGATCGCCATCGGCCTCCTGGTGATGATGTTTCCGGTGCTCGCCAAGGTCCGGTACAACGAGACCGGGCACGTGCTGGCCGACAAGAAGCTCATGGTCACCTCCTTGGTCATCAACTGGTTGGCAGCTCCGGCGTTCATGTTCGCGCTCGCCTGGCTCTTCCTTCCCGACCTGCCCGAATACCGCACCGGACTGATCATCGTCGGGCTGGCCAGGTGCATCGCTATGGTCCTCATCTGGAATGACCTGGCGTGTGGCGACCGCGAGGCCGCCGTCGTGCTCGTGGCCATCAACTCCGTGTTCCAGGTTCTCGCGTTCGGTCTCCTCGGCTGGTTCTATCTGCAGTGGCTGCCGAATCTGCTGGGGCTGCCGACGACCAGCAGCGAGTTCTCCTTCTGGGCGATCACCGCGAGCGTCTTCGTCTTCCTCGGAATCCCGCTTCTCGCCGGCTTCCTCACACGCACGGTGGGGGAGAAGGCGAAGGGGCGTCAGTGGTATGAAGATCGCTTCCTCCCGAAGGTCGGGCCGTGGGCGCTGTACGGACTGCTGTTCACCATCGTCGTGCTCTTCGCCTTCCAAGGTGACGAGATCACGTCGCACCCGGGCAATGTCGCCCGCATCGCCCTGCCTCTGCTCGTCTACTTCGTCGTCGTCTTCGCTGTCGGGATGGTCATCGGCAAAGCCCTGAATCTGGGCTACGAGAAGACGACGACCCTGGCATTCACCGCTGCCGGCAACAACTTCGAACTCGCCATCGCAGTGGCGATCGGGACGTACGGCGTCGCCTCGGGGCAGGCGCTCGCCGGAGTCGTCGGCCCGCTCATCGAGGTGCCCATCCTCGTCGCCCTCGTCTATGTCGCGCTCTGGGCGCGTCCCCGTTTCTTCCCCTCACCCTCTGTTCAAGGAGCGAATCGAGCATGA
- a CDS encoding arsenate reductase ArsC, producing MSPTPTPKPSVLFVCVHNAGRSQMAAGFLRELAGGSIEVRSAGSAPAETINPVVIDAMRELGIDITRNSPTLLDADTVRTSDVVITMGCGDACPIFPGKRYEDWVLDDPAGQGLESVRRIRDEIRTRVEALIVDLAPDSGTRSTQPTTTSNPIAEAAPNE from the coding sequence ATGAGTCCCACACCAACGCCAAAGCCGAGTGTCCTCTTCGTCTGTGTGCACAATGCCGGCAGGTCCCAGATGGCGGCCGGATTCCTCCGCGAACTGGCCGGGGGATCAATCGAAGTGCGGTCCGCCGGCAGCGCACCGGCCGAGACGATCAACCCCGTCGTCATCGACGCCATGCGGGAGCTCGGCATCGACATCACCCGCAACAGCCCCACTCTGCTCGACGCAGATACCGTGCGCACCTCGGACGTCGTGATCACGATGGGCTGCGGCGATGCGTGTCCGATCTTCCCCGGCAAACGATACGAAGACTGGGTTCTCGACGATCCCGCAGGTCAGGGCCTGGAATCGGTGCGCCGAATCCGTGATGAGATCCGGACCCGAGTCGAAGCCCTCATCGTCGATCTCGCCCCCGACTCGGGGACGAGATCCACACAGCCGACGACCACGTCGAACCCCATCGCCGAGGCGGCTCCCAATGAGTGA